A window of Alphaproteobacteria bacterium contains these coding sequences:
- a CDS encoding MaoC family dehydratase, which yields MSIGIEGAERWFEDYRQGAVHRFGSIMVEERELLDFAKRFDPQSIHTDPDKAAAGLFKGLIASGWHTGGLMMNLYARYYLSECSSIASPGIDELRWPAPVRPGDQLSVRVTIEEARPSASKPDRGLVRTLIEVLNQKDEIVMSMRAMNMILRKPNP from the coding sequence GAGCATTGGCATTGAAGGGGCCGAGCGCTGGTTCGAAGACTACCGCCAGGGTGCCGTGCATCGTTTCGGATCGATCATGGTCGAGGAACGAGAGCTGTTGGATTTCGCCAAGCGCTTCGATCCGCAGAGCATTCATACCGATCCCGACAAGGCGGCCGCAGGACTGTTCAAGGGGCTGATCGCCAGCGGTTGGCACACCGGCGGGTTGATGATGAATCTGTACGCCCGCTATTATCTTTCGGAATGTTCCAGCATCGCTTCGCCCGGCATCGATGAATTGCGCTGGCCAGCACCCGTGCGGCCGGGCGATCAGTTAAGCGTGCGGGTGACCATCGAGGAAGCCAGGCCTTCGGCCTCGAAACCCGACCGCGGGCTGGTCCGGACCCTGATCGAAGTGCTTAATCAGAAGGACGAGATCGTCATGAGCATGCGGGCCATGAACATGATATTGCGAAAGCCAAATCCATGA
- the hisI gene encoding phosphoribosyl-AMP cyclohydrolase: MKRIFSQITFDSQGLIPAIAQDHQTGQVLMMAWMNREALEETLSTGHVCYWSRSRSKLWRKGESSGQQQRLVELRIDCDGDTILMKVEQKGVACHTGRRSCFYRLAKDGAWAETDPVLIDPKDLYGQ; the protein is encoded by the coding sequence ATGAAACGCATCTTCAGCCAAATTACCTTTGATTCCCAAGGCCTGATCCCAGCCATCGCCCAGGATCACCAGACCGGTCAGGTGCTGATGATGGCCTGGATGAATCGCGAGGCGTTGGAAGAGACCCTCAGCACCGGCCATGTCTGTTATTGGTCGCGCTCAAGATCCAAGCTGTGGCGCAAGGGCGAAAGTTCCGGCCAGCAGCAGCGCTTGGTCGAACTGCGCATCGATTGCGACGGCGACACCATTTTGATGAAGGTCGAGCAGAAGGGGGTGGCCTGCCATACCGGGCGCAGAAGCTGCTTTTATCGCCTAGCCAAGGATGGCGCTTGGGCCGAAACCGATCCGGTGCTGATCGATCCCAAGGATTTGTACGGCCAATAG
- a CDS encoding AlpA family phage regulatory protein: MVQYDKQLVTKKELRTVCGIPYSPQHIARLEAAGQFPKRVQLGPCRVAWLLIEVEAWVSERIAIRDASVTH, translated from the coding sequence ATGGTCCAGTATGACAAGCAGCTCGTAACGAAGAAGGAGCTAAGGACAGTCTGTGGCATCCCATATTCGCCTCAGCACATTGCGCGTCTTGAAGCGGCAGGCCAATTCCCCAAGCGGGTACAGCTTGGCCCTTGCAGGGTCGCGTGGCTGTTGATTGAGGTGGAGGCATGGGTAAGCGAGCGAATCGCAATTCGTGATGCGTCCGTGACACACTGA
- a CDS encoding replication-relaxation family protein: protein MSITTLTETEFRILDALRLYRYLTAEQMLRLKVAAHSTHLYTVLRDLASGKRPWLGRIDHGAMPGVGRIPTAHYLTEQGAKVLAGALGMEVSDVPFPRGVVLVRHGFMHRLHTIDCEIAVRLWAAEHKHNVDFMVSYFDVAGANRSKTKPRRRALTKIDLVNGTGIIPDSVMQLTDGNGTPRLFVLEMYNQHRTKRMSDKLAEYRYAIGEQAIERQFDYPHSPRILAVFEDDKALELTLRNLSQRADFGAHFRPFFFFKTLPELMADFREGWRKIGDQKPIRLF, encoded by the coding sequence ATGAGCATCACCACGCTAACCGAAACCGAGTTCCGCATTCTTGATGCCTTGAGGCTGTATCGCTACCTCACGGCGGAACAAATGCTGCGCCTGAAAGTGGCGGCCCATTCCACGCATCTTTATACCGTGCTGCGCGATCTGGCGAGCGGCAAGCGCCCTTGGCTGGGGCGGATCGATCACGGGGCCATGCCGGGCGTTGGGCGCATCCCCACCGCGCATTACCTGACCGAGCAAGGGGCCAAAGTTTTGGCCGGTGCTTTGGGCATGGAAGTTTCGGACGTGCCCTTTCCGCGTGGCGTAGTGCTGGTCCGCCACGGCTTCATGCACCGCTTGCACACGATTGATTGCGAAATTGCCGTGCGTCTGTGGGCCGCCGAACACAAGCACAACGTCGATTTCATGGTTTCCTATTTCGACGTTGCCGGGGCCAACCGCAGCAAGACCAAGCCGCGCCGCCGTGCCTTGACCAAGATTGACCTTGTGAACGGAACGGGCATCATTCCCGATAGCGTTATGCAATTGACCGACGGCAACGGAACGCCACGCCTGTTCGTGCTGGAAATGTACAACCAACACCGCACCAAGCGCATGAGCGACAAGCTGGCCGAATACCGCTATGCCATCGGCGAACAGGCCATAGAGCGGCAGTTTGATTATCCGCACAGCCCGCGTATTCTAGCAGTGTTTGAGGACGACAAGGCGCTTGAACTGACCCTGCGCAACCTCTCGCAACGCGCCGACTTCGGCGCACATTTCCGCCCGTTCTTCTTTTTCAAAACCCTGCCGGAATTGATGGCGGATTTTCGGGAAGGATGGCGGAAGATAGGGGATCAAAAGCCGATTCGTCTTTTTTAG
- a CDS encoding DUF87 domain-containing protein: protein MGAEDYERKALNVLGLAHPADGNLEGLHAVGETELADSPDACRAIVSQRLTKVRLASRVPIKFTEGQKARLDDLNFLNYGEYLTALKRVISIRERLQRIDNTKRRQEFDQQNRNNPNFYAEHLSPSPLEEQLSRIYDPDSHSPDWPGYMAYLEKAASSLYGFFYRRLPVLIPEDARKRHSYITGQSGSGKSELLKVLFSAYLKSQAPVSLVLIDPHGDLAEQVARFPGVANSGRLVYLHPSLARDKTPTINPFELADQSESAVHVMAEQIASVFDELMRRAGHSGLSGNMGALLIPCISTLLKCEGASIRDLQSFMDDKRNRELWEIGCRSSVPAHRDFFHERFYEKQFDSTKSALYTRIQSLLNSPVLYRLLVGRSTVNLEEAVNAGKIVIFALPKGGIGAETSPTFGSFVLAMLQGLAIRRESVPESQRVPVHVFVDECQNFLSPSVQTILTESRKYGLHLTLAQQTFAQDMDRDLAAAVVGNTAVKFCGMNDVRTLKPMDERMSVGLDALQALSVGQYYVKVSGNTPAFKLTVPRVRDHIDAEAWKAVKSEQLAAYYRPSVEPTAEGATAPSSHSGTETPPNAQSHRSGPPKPHKIDFV from the coding sequence ATGGGCGCGGAAGATTACGAACGCAAGGCCCTGAATGTTCTGGGCTTGGCGCATCCGGCGGACGGAAATCTTGAAGGCCTTCACGCCGTCGGCGAAACAGAATTGGCCGATAGCCCCGATGCCTGCCGGGCCATCGTCTCGCAACGCCTGACCAAGGTGCGCCTTGCCAGCCGGGTGCCGATCAAGTTCACGGAAGGGCAAAAGGCCCGGCTCGACGATCTGAACTTCCTGAACTACGGCGAATATCTAACCGCGCTAAAGCGCGTTATCTCAATCCGCGAACGCCTGCAACGCATCGACAACACCAAGCGCCGCCAGGAATTTGACCAGCAAAATCGCAATAACCCCAACTTCTATGCCGAACACCTCTCCCCCTCGCCGCTTGAGGAACAGCTATCCCGAATTTATGATCCTGACAGCCATTCGCCTGATTGGCCGGGCTATATGGCGTATCTTGAGAAGGCGGCTTCATCCCTCTACGGTTTTTTTTATCGCCGCCTCCCCGTGCTGATTCCCGAAGACGCACGCAAGAGGCATAGCTACATCACGGGCCAATCGGGAAGCGGCAAGAGCGAATTGTTGAAGGTGCTGTTTAGCGCCTATTTGAAAAGCCAAGCTCCGGTAAGTTTGGTGCTGATCGATCCGCACGGCGATTTGGCCGAACAAGTTGCCAGATTCCCTGGCGTTGCCAATTCCGGGCGGCTGGTCTATTTGCACCCCAGCTTGGCCCGTGACAAAACGCCCACCATCAACCCGTTTGAATTGGCCGACCAATCCGAAAGCGCCGTGCATGTCATGGCCGAACAGATTGCCAGCGTCTTCGATGAACTGATGCGCAGGGCCGGGCACAGCGGCTTGTCTGGCAATATGGGCGCATTGCTCATTCCCTGCATCTCAACCCTGCTGAAATGCGAAGGGGCCAGCATCCGCGATTTGCAAAGTTTCATGGACGACAAGCGCAACAGGGAACTATGGGAAATCGGTTGCCGTTCGAGCGTGCCAGCGCACCGCGATTTTTTCCATGAACGTTTCTATGAAAAGCAATTCGATAGCACGAAATCCGCCCTCTATACCCGCATTCAAAGCCTGCTGAATTCCCCGGTGCTGTATCGCCTGTTGGTGGGGCGCTCAACCGTCAATCTGGAAGAGGCGGTCAATGCGGGCAAGATCGTGATCTTCGCTTTGCCCAAGGGCGGCATCGGGGCGGAAACCAGCCCTACCTTTGGCAGCTTCGTTCTTGCCATGCTGCAAGGCTTGGCGATCAGGCGCGAAAGTGTCCCGGAATCCCAGCGCGTTCCCGTGCATGTGTTTGTGGACGAGTGCCAGAATTTTTTATCCCCCAGCGTTCAAACCATTTTGACCGAAAGCCGCAAATACGGATTGCACCTCACCCTTGCCCAACAAACTTTCGCGCAAGACATGGACCGCGACTTGGCTGCCGCTGTGGTGGGCAATACCGCCGTCAAGTTTTGCGGCATGAATGACGTGCGAACCCTAAAGCCGATGGACGAACGCATGAGCGTTGGTCTGGACGCCTTGCAGGCACTTTCCGTTGGGCAGTATTACGTCAAGGTATCGGGCAACACCCCGGCCTTCAAACTGACCGTGCCCCGTGTGCGCGATCATATCGACGCCGAAGCCTGGAAGGCCGTGAAGTCCGAACAGCTTGCCGCCTATTACCGGCCCAGCGTTGAACCGACAGCCGAGGGCGCTACGGCCCCTTCAAGCCACTCTGGCACCGAGACGCCACCCAATGCCCAATCGCACCGCTCAGGCCCGCCGAAACCCCATAAGATCGATTTTGTATGA
- a CDS encoding addiction module antitoxin, whose product MKKLTISVSDEFYAGLQRSVGRRRIGNFLENLARPHVMPQDLAAAYRDMANDKAREDEAMEWAEATTHDAAHEAR is encoded by the coding sequence ATGAAGAAACTGACGATTTCCGTTTCCGATGAATTTTACGCAGGCCTGCAACGTTCGGTCGGGCGGCGGCGCATTGGCAATTTTCTGGAAAATCTCGCCCGCCCGCATGTGATGCCCCAAGACTTGGCGGCGGCCTATCGTGACATGGCAAACGACAAGGCCCGCGAAGACGAAGCGATGGAATGGGCCGAGGCGACAACGCACGACGCGGCGCATGAAGCGCGGTAA
- a CDS encoding type II toxin-antitoxin system PemK/MazF family toxin yields MKRGNVWWVSFDPSLGGEIQKTRPAVIISNDSSNAALNRVQVVPITSNTTRLYPCEAYVTLKGESRKAMADQIATVAKIRLKEKIATLSPADMQAIEQALKVQLGFL; encoded by the coding sequence ATGAAGCGCGGTAACGTTTGGTGGGTGTCGTTTGATCCCTCGCTGGGCGGCGAAATCCAGAAGACCCGCCCCGCCGTCATCATCAGCAACGATTCGTCCAATGCGGCCCTTAACCGAGTCCAGGTGGTGCCGATCACCAGCAACACCACACGCCTTTACCCGTGCGAGGCTTACGTCACCTTGAAGGGCGAAAGCCGCAAGGCAATGGCCGATCAAATCGCCACGGTTGCCAAGATACGTTTGAAAGAAAAAATCGCAACGCTTTCGCCTGCCGACATGCAGGCCATTGAACAGGCGCTAAAGGTCCAGCTTGGTTTTTTGTGA
- a CDS encoding helix-turn-helix transcriptional regulator, with product MDGLGEKLRARARELGLSDTEVARRLGLSQSRYANYVSDKREPDFATFVKICRVLGMTPDMLLGFGALPEAGSEDERIRLEIQAALLSLNSRTLRTVAEVVSAMSAFGADR from the coding sequence ATGGATGGTCTCGGTGAAAAGCTTCGCGCTCGTGCGCGTGAATTGGGTTTGTCGGACACGGAAGTGGCCCGGCGGCTTGGTCTTAGCCAGTCACGGTACGCGAACTATGTTTCCGACAAAAGAGAACCTGACTTCGCAACTTTCGTTAAGATTTGCAGAGTGTTAGGCATGACCCCCGATATGTTGCTTGGCTTTGGGGCGTTGCCGGAAGCCGGTTCGGAAGACGAACGGATACGCCTGGAAATCCAGGCGGCGCTTCTCTCCTTGAATTCCCGGACCCTGCGCACAGTTGCCGAAGTTGTTTCGGCCATGTCTGCGTTTGGGGCGGACAGGTAG
- a CDS encoding RepB family plasmid replication initiator protein: MPSPIVVSKIDRNKLVVTQANKLAEASYTMTLEEKRIVLLLVSLVRCEDKDFKTYRIPITDIRDYLGLRTNKLYEDIKRVAEALLSRVLHIPEEGEGWLKVGWVSSARYVPKGYRGAEIACLDLSFSPEMKPYLLELKAHFSSYMLQNVAGLRSFYSIRLYEILKSRRRMKTVSFKVPELRKILKAEKKYGNYKDFRNRVILIAQSELAEKTDIAFEYCETRKGRKVVGVSFSIRDNVPRTPPRSIIAQTKPANDNQPPLLPSSDADKERKQLYNEAMAEGEQNGVRASAMRELLARHEPQHVLKNIELARKRHLAAKGRDVNLAGLTVAAISNDFAADDRAKRQEALARSNARVLAMTEQELEDEAREEAQIARRRDINAKLQALPKAKLKALRNAFAKEVKAGKHGAVLAASFAQRGWNAPGMENFFRVFVTLKPGSRARKKVAIKC; the protein is encoded by the coding sequence ATGCCTTCGCCTATCGTCGTTTCCAAAATTGACCGCAACAAGCTGGTGGTAACGCAAGCCAACAAACTTGCTGAAGCCAGCTACACCATGACGCTTGAGGAAAAGCGCATCGTGCTTTTGCTTGTCTCGCTTGTGCGGTGCGAAGACAAGGATTTCAAAACTTATCGCATTCCCATTACCGACATCCGCGACTATCTGGGCTTGCGCACCAACAAGCTTTACGAGGACATCAAGCGCGTGGCCGAAGCGTTGCTGTCTCGCGTGTTGCACATACCGGAAGAGGGCGAAGGATGGTTGAAAGTCGGCTGGGTATCATCGGCCCGCTATGTGCCCAAGGGATACAGGGGAGCGGAAATCGCCTGCCTGGATTTATCCTTCTCGCCGGAAATGAAACCCTATCTTCTGGAATTGAAAGCGCACTTTTCAAGCTACATGCTGCAAAACGTGGCAGGGTTGCGCAGCTTCTATTCCATCCGGCTTTACGAGATTTTGAAAAGCCGACGGCGCATGAAAACTGTTTCCTTCAAGGTGCCGGAACTGCGCAAAATCCTGAAGGCGGAAAAGAAATATGGAAACTACAAGGATTTTCGCAACCGGGTGATTCTGATTGCGCAAAGCGAATTGGCCGAAAAAACGGACATTGCTTTTGAATATTGTGAGACGCGCAAAGGCCGCAAGGTGGTTGGCGTTTCCTTTTCCATCCGTGACAACGTGCCGCGCACCCCGCCACGTTCCATCATTGCGCAAACGAAACCAGCCAACGACAACCAACCGCCCTTGCTGCCATCAAGCGATGCCGACAAGGAACGCAAGCAGCTTTATAACGAAGCGATGGCCGAAGGCGAACAGAATGGCGTTCGGGCAAGTGCGATGCGCGAGCTTCTGGCGCGGCACGAACCCCAGCACGTTTTGAAAAATATTGAATTGGCCAGAAAGCGGCACTTGGCTGCCAAGGGCAGGGACGTGAATCTTGCCGGTTTGACGGTGGCGGCTATCAGCAACGACTTTGCCGCCGATGATCGCGCCAAGCGGCAAGAGGCCCTGGCGAGAAGCAATGCCAGGGTGCTTGCCATGACTGAACAAGAGCTTGAGGATGAAGCCAGAGAGGAAGCGCAGATCGCCCGCAGGCGCGATATCAACGCCAAGCTACAAGCACTGCCGAAGGCCAAGCTGAAGGCGCTACGCAACGCCTTCGCCAAGGAAGTGAAGGCAGGCAAACATGGTGCGGTTCTTGCTGCCAGCTTTGCGCAAAGGGGCTGGAATGCGCCGGGCATGGAAAACTTCTTTCGTGTATTTGTTACATTAAAGCCTGGAAGTAGGGCGCGCAAAAAGGTAGCAATCAAATGCTAA
- a CDS encoding type II toxin-antitoxin system RelE/ParE family toxin — protein sequence MSRFVLADSAKSDINEILTAIIPENENAAWEWYFALQKTFGTLAHSPLIGRVRDELLPEVRMFPFGNYLIFYDVIQGGIQVVHVVHGARDVRRMFAQDNGPS from the coding sequence ATGTCTCGCTTCGTCCTAGCCGATAGCGCCAAAAGCGATATTAATGAAATCCTGACCGCAATCATTCCTGAAAATGAGAATGCTGCGTGGGAATGGTATTTTGCTCTTCAAAAAACATTCGGAACGCTTGCCCATTCCCCGCTTATTGGCCGAGTTCGCGATGAACTATTGCCAGAAGTGCGGATGTTCCCATTTGGGAATTATCTGATTTTCTACGATGTGATCCAGGGCGGAATTCAGGTCGTGCATGTTGTTCACGGTGCCCGTGACGTGCGGCGCATGTTTGCCCAAGACAACGGACCATCTTAA
- a CDS encoding site-specific integrase has translation MAVSWKSVVPGIRYREHETRKHGIRPDRYFTLRFYVNGRRVEEALGWASDGWTVAKAQEELAKLRETKRTGKGEATLRDKREANLKAKTKAIEEETSRARQERTVADLWNRYAKEVMALENKPRTIAEKTRLWEKRVMPAIGALKLKDVTEEDAGSVVRSPLRLDKDGKVIGGKAEAGNLYRLLHHLFSKALAWHLRPKEMGNPLENIAEPKVPRRERLLTAGEIGALMKALEQAEKKGSELPQVTAIFKAAIFTGWRISELLSLQWGHIRPEEMEAHLPDTKTGFSRRPLSAETLAVFESLERMPGVPHVFRAASDPTEALSYDTVEGAFRRIRQLAGVPNCSLHTIRHWFATMTANAVSNPRVGMALTGHKSHAAYMNYIHGDKDQARALADQLTAFAKGLGKSESPVVPLRKQG, from the coding sequence ATGGCAGTTTCATGGAAGTCTGTTGTGCCGGGAATCCGGTACAGGGAACACGAAACCCGCAAGCATGGCATTCGCCCTGACCGCTATTTCACGCTCCGTTTTTACGTGAACGGCAGGCGCGTGGAAGAGGCTTTGGGCTGGGCGTCCGATGGCTGGACGGTTGCCAAGGCGCAAGAGGAACTGGCGAAGCTGCGCGAAACCAAACGCACCGGCAAGGGCGAAGCCACCTTGCGCGACAAACGCGAAGCCAACCTCAAAGCCAAGACGAAAGCCATTGAGGAAGAGACCAGCCGGGCGCGCCAAGAAAGGACGGTTGCCGATTTGTGGAACCGTTACGCCAAGGAAGTCATGGCGCTTGAAAACAAGCCGCGCACGATTGCCGAGAAAACCCGCCTTTGGGAAAAGCGCGTTATGCCTGCCATCGGCGCACTCAAGCTCAAGGACGTAACCGAGGAAGACGCGGGCAGCGTGGTCCGCTCACCTCTGAGGCTGGACAAGGACGGCAAGGTGATCGGCGGCAAGGCGGAAGCTGGAAATCTGTACCGTCTATTGCATCACCTGTTCAGCAAGGCCCTGGCTTGGCACTTGCGCCCCAAGGAAATGGGAAACCCGCTTGAGAATATCGCCGAACCCAAAGTGCCGCGCCGTGAACGGCTTTTGACTGCCGGGGAAATCGGGGCGTTGATGAAGGCTTTGGAACAGGCGGAAAAGAAAGGCTCTGAGCTTCCCCAGGTAACGGCCATCTTCAAGGCAGCCATCTTTACCGGCTGGCGCATCAGTGAATTGCTCTCCCTGCAATGGGGCCATATCAGACCCGAAGAAATGGAAGCGCATTTACCCGACACCAAGACGGGCTTTTCGCGCCGTCCCTTGTCGGCAGAAACCTTGGCCGTATTTGAAAGCTTGGAACGTATGCCAGGGGTGCCGCATGTCTTTAGGGCAGCAAGCGACCCAACGGAAGCCCTGAGCTATGACACGGTAGAAGGCGCTTTCCGGCGCATTCGCCAATTGGCTGGCGTTCCCAACTGTTCGCTTCACACCATCCGCCATTGGTTCGCCACCATGACGGCCAATGCCGTCAGCAATCCGCGTGTCGGCATGGCCTTGACCGGCCACAAATCGCATGCGGCCTATATGAACTATATTCACGGCGATAAGGATCAGGCCCGAGCCTTGGCCGATCAGTTGACGGCATTTGCCAAGGGACTTGGAAAATCCGAAAGCCCGGTGGTGCCGCTCAGGAAGCAAGGGTAG
- a CDS encoding helix-turn-helix domain-containing protein, producing MSNQTPSQPPDPDFLDRLLTERETAQLLGYTRKALQKWRSEGGGPRYIRVSCRSIRYRRRDLLAWIEQRVCANTIRGRAVAS from the coding sequence ATGAGCAACCAAACACCATCACAACCGCCTGATCCTGATTTTCTGGATCGGCTGTTGACCGAGCGGGAGACGGCCCAGCTTTTGGGCTACACCCGCAAGGCTCTCCAGAAATGGCGCTCGGAAGGCGGAGGTCCCCGTTATATCCGCGTCTCCTGCCGCTCGATCCGCTACCGGCGGCGCGACTTGCTTGCCTGGATCGAACAGCGCGTCTGCGCCAACACGATCCGGGGCAGGGCGGTGGCGTCATGA
- a CDS encoding type II toxin-antitoxin system RelE/ParE family toxin, translating to MRVFWSDQSRFDVERVRAYLFEKNPLAAIAVSETLFQAGNSLSSLPRRYAERDGGYREMVVSRYHYIIRYEILPDPDHAKRQAVLILSVWHPAQDR from the coding sequence ATGAGGGTCTTCTGGTCGGATCAGTCTCGCTTTGATGTCGAGCGCGTCCGGGCCTATCTCTTCGAGAAAAATCCCCTGGCGGCCATTGCCGTTTCCGAAACGCTGTTTCAGGCGGGCAACAGCTTATCAAGCTTGCCACGCCGCTATGCTGAACGTGACGGCGGCTACCGGGAGATGGTGGTGTCGCGTTATCACTACATCATACGCTACGAAATCCTACCCGATCCCGACCATGCCAAGCGCCAAGCCGTGCTGATTCTTTCCGTCTGGCATCCGGCGCAGGATCGTTAG
- a CDS encoding tyrosine-type recombinase/integrase, whose protein sequence is MRLTIRSIETVPAGNSDVFAWDDLLPGFGLRVKPSGVRSFVIQYRNRQGRSRRLTIGRHGVLTPEEARKEAKLRLAEVQKGEDPVELRERERHSLSVAKLCERYMEEHALVHKKPRSASQDRRLIDNRINPAMGSLKVEQITRADILKLQNEMRNTPYEANRALALLSKMFNLAEAWEIRALDTNPCRHIKKNKEQKRERFLSADELSNLGAYLTEAKSNAILHPTMIAGIRLLLMTGCRLSEVCGFRWDGLNAEAGTLRLADSKTGAKTIYLSHPALDVIKGLKKESDWMLPSRHDSELPMKGDALYQCWKVVRAALGFKEVRLHDLRHTFASWAVMGGQSLPVTGALLGHTAMQTTNRYAHFASNPLREAANLVGGEIAKAMGQNA, encoded by the coding sequence ATGCGCCTGACTATTCGCAGCATCGAAACCGTCCCGGCGGGCAATAGCGATGTTTTCGCCTGGGATGATCTGCTGCCGGGATTTGGGTTGCGCGTGAAGCCCTCGGGGGTGCGCAGCTTTGTCATCCAATACCGCAACCGTCAGGGCCGATCCCGCCGCCTCACGATTGGCCGACATGGCGTGTTGACGCCCGAGGAAGCGCGCAAGGAAGCCAAGCTGCGACTGGCCGAAGTGCAGAAGGGCGAAGACCCTGTCGAGTTGCGAGAGCGTGAGCGTCATTCGCTGTCCGTCGCCAAGCTGTGCGAGCGCTATATGGAAGAACATGCGCTGGTGCATAAGAAGCCCCGCAGCGCCAGCCAGGATCGCCGCCTGATCGACAATCGCATTAACCCTGCCATGGGCAGCTTGAAGGTTGAACAGATCACTCGAGCGGATATTTTGAAACTGCAAAACGAGATGCGCAATACGCCCTACGAGGCGAACCGCGCCTTGGCCCTGCTCAGCAAAATGTTCAACCTTGCCGAGGCCTGGGAAATCCGCGCCCTCGATACCAACCCCTGCCGGCATATCAAGAAGAACAAGGAGCAAAAGCGAGAACGCTTCCTGAGCGCCGATGAGCTTTCCAACCTGGGCGCTTATCTGACCGAGGCAAAGAGCAACGCGATCCTGCATCCCACCATGATTGCCGGAATCAGACTGTTGTTGATGACCGGCTGCCGCCTATCCGAAGTGTGCGGTTTTCGCTGGGATGGATTGAATGCCGAGGCTGGCACGCTTCGCTTAGCCGATTCCAAGACCGGGGCCAAGACGATCTATCTTAGCCACCCTGCTTTGGACGTGATCAAGGGGCTGAAGAAGGAAAGCGACTGGATGCTGCCGTCCCGGCATGACAGCGAACTTCCGATGAAGGGGGACGCGCTGTATCAGTGCTGGAAGGTGGTCCGCGCTGCCCTGGGGTTCAAAGAGGTGCGGCTTCATGATTTGCGCCACACCTTCGCATCCTGGGCAGTAATGGGCGGGCAAAGCCTGCCGGTGACGGGCGCACTTCTCGGCCATACGGCCATGCAGACCACCAACCGCTATGCCCACTTCGCCTCGAACCCGTTGCGCGAGGCGGCGAATTTGGTGGGCGGCGAGATTGCGAAGGCGATGGGGCAAAACGCCTAA
- a CDS encoding transposase, whose translation MSHSFSIDLRERVLRTVLDGSSTRQAAARFGVGISTAGHWFRRYRDHGETAARKQGQPKGSKLDAHERFIFGLVDEMPDITLDEIAERLASAKLGSE comes from the coding sequence ATGTCACACAGTTTCAGCATCGATCTTCGTGAACGCGTTTTGCGGACGGTTTTGGACGGCAGCTCAACGCGCCAAGCGGCGGCCCGGTTTGGGGTTGGGATTTCGACGGCGGGACATTGGTTCCGGCGCTACCGGGACCACGGCGAGACGGCGGCACGCAAGCAGGGACAGCCCAAGGGCTCGAAGCTTGACGCCCACGAGAGGTTCATCTTTGGCTTGGTCGATGAGATGCCCGATATCACCCTGGATGAGATTGCCGAACGACTGGCCAGCGCGAAATTGGGGTCAGAGTGA